The following are encoded in a window of Cycloclasticus pugetii PS-1 genomic DNA:
- a CDS encoding outer membrane lipoprotein-sorting protein encodes MKNKILQMKLAAAGIALGLGMSTAPAMADTNRALEAWKAFAAEENNPRYNKWVELLSDPEAIKLAKEWKDLRGYDAYDLIDKEEIPAELKPGLVITAENKADFPWLPKYLTQETYDAIGAPWGNIRKIKIVPSNTYYLHKGYLKGNKAMAEQNIKLTFDETGQPIYKDGSYALLSGPAATALPFLTNPKNGLELNWNNVAASVATDTLEFDSAYMNSCTPDSKADRQYRANLWWWHYHERHNTAPFGDIEGKGDMVEGGAIFMFEPNDVRGLAGVRQRYASGTKEDDFKIFLPSLRRTRLLTGTDSQDPLASGLELSWDDWRGNWIKTNIENFEYNLVGEALILSPTNTMHSTGGLEAFTIDEERCGVDYVEMELRPTYILEQVDKTGKYQYSKLRYYYDKEDYSIATRKTWDPRGNLFKSYVDARDFLPATGVSVWGALIIRNNVSHRTSTMWMDSTWENLDEIVDESMFDVDQLRDYQ; translated from the coding sequence ATGAAAAATAAAATATTACAAATGAAACTGGCAGCTGCCGGCATAGCGCTTGGGCTTGGCATGTCAACTGCACCTGCAATGGCAGATACCAATCGTGCATTAGAAGCATGGAAAGCTTTTGCAGCTGAAGAAAATAACCCTCGTTATAATAAATGGGTAGAGTTACTTTCAGACCCCGAAGCAATTAAGCTTGCTAAAGAGTGGAAAGACTTACGAGGATATGATGCTTATGACCTAATAGATAAAGAAGAAATTCCTGCTGAACTAAAACCGGGTTTGGTTATTACAGCAGAAAATAAAGCTGATTTTCCTTGGTTACCTAAGTATTTAACACAGGAGACATATGATGCAATTGGTGCTCCGTGGGGTAACATCCGAAAAATTAAAATTGTTCCTTCAAATACCTATTATTTACATAAAGGGTATCTAAAAGGTAATAAAGCAATGGCAGAGCAAAATATCAAGCTCACATTTGACGAAACTGGACAACCAATTTATAAAGATGGTTCATATGCATTACTATCTGGCCCTGCTGCAACAGCACTACCATTTCTAACTAACCCTAAAAATGGGCTTGAATTAAACTGGAACAACGTTGCAGCTTCAGTTGCAACAGATACATTAGAGTTTGACAGTGCTTACATGAATTCTTGTACACCTGACAGTAAGGCAGATAGACAATATAGAGCGAATTTATGGTGGTGGCATTATCATGAGAGACACAACACCGCACCATTTGGTGATATTGAAGGCAAAGGGGACATGGTTGAAGGTGGCGCAATATTTATGTTTGAGCCGAATGATGTTCGTGGATTGGCAGGTGTACGTCAACGTTATGCTTCTGGAACAAAAGAAGATGATTTCAAAATTTTCCTACCAAGTTTAAGACGCACACGTTTATTAACAGGTACTGACTCGCAAGATCCATTAGCATCTGGTCTTGAATTATCTTGGGATGATTGGCGTGGCAATTGGATTAAAACAAATATTGAAAACTTTGAATATAACCTAGTTGGAGAAGCACTTATTTTATCTCCAACTAATACAATGCATTCAACAGGTGGTTTAGAGGCATTTACTATTGATGAAGAGCGCTGTGGAGTTGATTATGTAGAGATGGAATTACGTCCTACCTATATTTTAGAACAAGTTGACAAAACCGGTAAATACCAGTATTCAAAATTACGTTATTACTATGACAAAGAAGACTACTCAATCGCTACAAGGAAAACTTGGGATCCAAGAGGTAATCTTTTCAAATCTTATGTTGATGCACGCGACTTTTTACCTGCGACGGGTGTAAGTGTCTGGGGTGCATTGATTATTAGAAATAATGTAAGCCACAGAACATCAACCATGTGGATGGATTCAACATGGGAAAATTTAGATGAAATTGTAGATGAATCTATGTTTGATGTGGATCAACTAAGAGATTATCAGTAA
- a CDS encoding efflux RND transporter permease subunit: MINKLSSFIARRPVLVASILTVLTIIPGYYAYKGLSLNVVLEEMLPANSNNVELFLRFGEQFGGANTTLIEVKNKKGNIYNLDYLTKYKQIAEDVYYNKHTYRHLSQSLVLRKTKAISGGGGRVGVDALLWPDLPKTEQEMTRMRQFVNKQYRGLQVSNDETSAIVITDFRDEADKLEVLNFFLDLREKYEGEDLEINFVGRPILLGYIYQSLDSVFNILAASLLIIAVILFMYFRTWVGVFIPMFTATVATIWGLGAMGAVSYNLDPLLILLPAFIFAIVLSHGVQFTTRILDNIAACEERPSHCREVTRDGLALLLVPSTAAIITDAAGFGVLGLVAIPSIESLAVICGLWLLSVVPALIFAASVMCLIKPPKSHKTGSILLNKIWGAVINMEDHAWTMVGATALLLVMGGWYSQNLTVGDTKGSAILWPEARFNKDVESINTRFSFLGTDIMQVYVEGEKDTMLEPSVYHQTEALDRYVYEHMLEVRPAISLVPIIKLINSVLFEGDPSYAIIPDTAEEVGFDIYMFRSRGEPGDFASYTNKEWEIGNISFFLEDHSRPTIQKLRDNLDAFFANEKEVVSDAKFLYMGGQVGIVEALNEEIVNSNVKTMVAIAFVIFFCIVLYYRSVTTGLILLFSLATANSLTYAFMAWKEVGLNVSTLPLAALGVGLGVDYGIYMIDRIKEEYKNLGIKDVHEAIHQAFLTSGNAIFITAVTMIAPLIPWAVASPLRFQAEMGMLLALVLFMNMLGSLLFVPAAIAAFHPKALFKIKENAA, translated from the coding sequence ATGATTAATAAATTGTCTAGCTTTATCGCAAGAAGACCGGTACTAGTTGCATCAATATTGACGGTGCTAACTATTATTCCTGGCTATTATGCGTATAAGGGTTTGTCACTTAATGTGGTTCTTGAAGAAATGCTACCCGCAAACTCTAATAATGTAGAATTATTTTTACGGTTTGGTGAACAGTTTGGTGGTGCAAATACAACCCTAATTGAAGTAAAAAATAAAAAAGGGAATATTTATAACCTGGATTATTTAACTAAGTACAAACAAATAGCCGAAGACGTTTATTACAATAAACATACTTACCGTCACTTAAGTCAGTCTTTAGTATTAAGGAAAACTAAAGCTATTTCTGGTGGTGGAGGGCGAGTGGGCGTGGATGCGCTTCTATGGCCAGACTTACCTAAAACTGAACAAGAAATGACACGGATGCGTCAGTTTGTTAATAAACAATATCGTGGCCTTCAAGTATCTAACGATGAGACTTCAGCGATAGTTATTACAGACTTTAGAGACGAAGCTGATAAGTTAGAGGTTTTGAACTTTTTCCTAGATTTACGTGAGAAATATGAAGGGGAAGACTTAGAAATCAACTTTGTTGGTCGTCCAATTCTTCTTGGGTATATTTATCAGTCACTTGACTCAGTTTTCAATATTTTGGCAGCATCACTATTGATTATTGCAGTAATTTTGTTCATGTATTTTAGAACGTGGGTTGGGGTGTTTATCCCAATGTTTACTGCAACAGTTGCTACCATTTGGGGATTAGGTGCAATGGGTGCGGTTTCTTATAATTTAGATCCGTTGCTTATCCTACTTCCAGCATTTATTTTCGCTATTGTATTGTCGCATGGGGTACAGTTTACAACGCGTATTTTAGACAATATTGCGGCTTGTGAAGAGCGTCCCTCACATTGTCGAGAGGTTACTAGAGACGGCTTGGCATTGTTATTGGTACCAAGTACCGCTGCCATTATTACAGATGCAGCTGGTTTTGGTGTGTTAGGCTTGGTAGCAATACCTAGTATTGAGTCGCTAGCGGTTATTTGTGGCCTTTGGTTACTTTCAGTTGTTCCAGCGCTGATATTCGCTGCTTCTGTGATGTGTTTGATTAAACCACCTAAATCACATAAAACAGGTTCAATTCTTCTCAATAAAATTTGGGGAGCGGTTATCAATATGGAAGACCATGCTTGGACGATGGTTGGTGCTACTGCTTTATTGTTAGTAATGGGTGGTTGGTACTCACAAAATCTAACTGTAGGTGATACAAAAGGTAGTGCAATTCTGTGGCCTGAAGCTCGTTTTAATAAAGATGTAGAGTCAATTAATACAAGGTTTTCCTTCTTAGGTACCGATATTATGCAGGTGTATGTAGAGGGTGAAAAAGATACTATGCTTGAACCATCTGTTTATCATCAAACAGAAGCGTTAGATCGTTATGTGTATGAGCATATGTTAGAAGTGCGTCCTGCTATTAGCTTGGTACCAATCATTAAATTGATTAACTCTGTTCTTTTTGAAGGGGATCCTTCATACGCGATCATACCGGACACAGCAGAAGAAGTTGGTTTTGATATTTACATGTTCCGCTCAAGAGGTGAGCCTGGTGATTTTGCCAGCTATACCAACAAAGAGTGGGAAATAGGTAACATCTCCTTTTTCTTAGAAGACCATAGTCGTCCAACAATCCAAAAGTTAAGAGATAATCTGGATGCTTTCTTTGCTAATGAGAAAGAAGTTGTTAGTGATGCAAAGTTCCTTTATATGGGTGGACAAGTTGGTATTGTTGAGGCACTCAATGAAGAAATTGTTAATTCAAATGTGAAGACGATGGTTGCAATTGCATTTGTAATTTTCTTTTGTATTGTCTTGTACTATCGTTCTGTAACAACGGGTTTAATTCTATTGTTTAGTTTGGCTACTGCTAACTCATTGACATACGCTTTTATGGCTTGGAAAGAAGTGGGCTTAAACGTTAGTACTTTACCACTTGCTGCACTTGGTGTAGGTTTAGGTGTGGACTACGGTATTTATATGATTGATAGAATTAAAGAAGAATATAAAAACCTAGGGATAAAAGATGTCCATGAGGCAATACACCAGGCTTTCTTAACATCGGGTAACGCGATATTTATTACAGCGGTTACCATGATTGCGCCATTAATTCCTTGGGCTGTTGCATCACCATTAAGGTTCCAGGCAGAAATGGGTATGTTGCTAGCACTTGTATTATTTATGAACATGTTAGGTTCGTTACTATTCGTACCCGCAGCCATTGCCGCTTTCCATCCTAAAGCATTGTTTAAAATAAAAGAAAATGCTGCGTAG
- a CDS encoding WD40/YVTN/BNR-like repeat-containing protein, with translation MKSINLKRIKGARLLCVLALAFLVTGIATAENGTSSEQGEFQRFWPDNLYAVEFVNENIGFIAGYSGSVFKTEDGGETWSAIYIGVNELIRHLSFVDANNGWAVGHRGSILHTADGGFTWVVQKQDEGNYLRDISFADVNNGWAVGHGAAIWHTSDGGKNWEKQTLTGFDGRDLPRLHGVVAKDADSAILVGEFGMIAHTENKGELWLVSYNPSRATLLSVASHGDGAIAVGLDGGVVSIALATDEQWAEVEAIEQALQAKKEEKARKKAARKKREYVPEHVEPLPKVDTNYYITKIDSGLTNHLYDVSATASNEVVVVGASVMFKVSEAEKEVAAAIESDDATVEIVTEPTYTVTNLIPEEGFPLPYTWIGGVDVTDSGTIWAAGLRGMIVKGNLNDMSFGQKLNIAESENVKLISSRWGEK, from the coding sequence GTGAAATCGATAAATCTTAAAAGAATAAAAGGCGCACGCCTTTTGTGTGTGCTTGCCTTGGCATTTCTGGTGACAGGAATTGCAACGGCAGAAAACGGAACGTCAAGTGAACAAGGTGAGTTTCAACGATTTTGGCCGGATAACCTTTATGCGGTTGAGTTTGTAAACGAGAATATTGGTTTTATAGCGGGATATTCGGGTTCTGTCTTTAAAACAGAAGACGGTGGTGAAACATGGTCTGCTATTTATATCGGTGTCAATGAGTTAATTCGTCACTTATCTTTTGTAGATGCTAACAATGGATGGGCGGTAGGCCATCGAGGCTCCATTCTACACACAGCAGATGGTGGCTTTACATGGGTTGTTCAGAAACAAGACGAAGGAAATTATTTAAGAGATATTTCATTTGCAGACGTAAATAATGGCTGGGCTGTTGGACATGGCGCGGCTATTTGGCATACCTCAGATGGCGGTAAAAACTGGGAAAAGCAAACTTTAACAGGCTTTGATGGTAGGGACTTACCAAGGTTACATGGTGTTGTGGCTAAGGATGCAGATAGTGCCATTTTAGTTGGTGAGTTTGGCATGATTGCCCATACTGAAAATAAAGGTGAGCTATGGTTGGTTAGCTATAACCCAAGTAGAGCCACATTGCTTTCAGTAGCATCACATGGTGATGGGGCAATTGCAGTAGGTCTAGATGGGGGTGTGGTTAGTATTGCTTTGGCAACAGATGAACAATGGGCTGAAGTAGAAGCGATTGAGCAAGCGCTGCAAGCAAAAAAAGAAGAAAAAGCAAGAAAGAAAGCAGCCCGTAAAAAAAGAGAGTATGTACCTGAGCATGTAGAGCCATTACCAAAAGTGGATACCAACTACTACATAACAAAAATAGACAGTGGTCTTACCAATCATTTATATGATGTATCAGCAACAGCGAGCAATGAAGTTGTTGTGGTAGGTGCTTCGGTTATGTTTAAAGTCTCAGAAGCTGAAAAGGAAGTCGCAGCTGCAATAGAAAGCGATGATGCTACGGTAGAAATCGTTACAGAGCCTACATATACAGTAACAAACTTGATACCTGAGGAGGGCTTCCCACTGCCTTATACTTGGATTGGTGGTGTGGATGTGACTGATTCAGGCACAATCTGGGCTGCGGGTTTACGTGGAATGATCGTAAAAGGTAATTTGAATGATATGTCCTTTGGACAAAAACTAAATATAGCTGAGTCAGAGAACGTAAAGCTGATATCTAGTCGTTGGGGAGAAAAATAA
- a CDS encoding quinone oxidoreductase family protein — translation MHTNLSANIYQTGDSSVFKLDTTLIEEPKAQQVLLKQTAIGVNYIDTYFRSGLYPIDLPATLGDEAVGVIEQVGEGVTEFSVGQRVAYSAAKGAYTQYRVIDINELVPIPDNIDDKSVATSLLRGMTVEYLFCRLHELKPSDVILIHAAAGGVGQIACQWARAVGATVIGTVSSAEKARIAKRNGCDFVINYTEQNFVKAVDEITNGQKVDVVYDGVGKDTFTQSLDCLRVRGLMVSFGNASGKPDPFDVLELSKKGSLYLTRPTLYHYTRNRQEILDSAARYLAMLEKGHINIQVGESFALSDVAKAHDYLVQRNRIGSPVLIP, via the coding sequence ATGCATACAAACTTGTCTGCCAATATTTATCAAACTGGTGATTCCAGTGTTTTCAAACTCGACACGACCCTTATCGAAGAGCCTAAAGCACAGCAAGTACTACTTAAACAAACTGCAATTGGCGTTAATTATATAGACACCTATTTCCGCTCTGGTCTCTACCCAATTGATTTACCCGCCACCTTAGGCGATGAAGCCGTTGGGGTCATTGAACAAGTGGGCGAGGGCGTTACCGAGTTTTCAGTTGGTCAACGTGTGGCTTATTCTGCCGCTAAGGGTGCCTACACACAATATAGGGTCATTGATATTAATGAACTGGTTCCTATCCCCGATAATATTGATGATAAGTCGGTCGCCACCAGCTTGCTACGTGGTATGACGGTTGAATACTTATTTTGCAGACTACATGAATTAAAACCGAGCGATGTCATCCTCATTCATGCCGCCGCGGGCGGTGTTGGCCAAATTGCCTGTCAATGGGCCCGAGCTGTTGGAGCAACCGTTATTGGCACTGTTAGCTCTGCTGAAAAAGCCCGTATAGCGAAACGTAATGGTTGTGATTTTGTTATTAATTATACTGAACAGAATTTCGTTAAGGCTGTGGATGAAATTACCAACGGTCAAAAAGTAGATGTTGTTTATGATGGCGTCGGTAAAGACACCTTTACCCAATCACTTGATTGTTTGCGTGTGCGAGGACTGATGGTTAGTTTTGGTAATGCATCAGGTAAGCCCGACCCATTTGATGTCCTAGAGCTTTCAAAAAAAGGCTCGCTTTATTTAACTCGCCCAACTTTATATCATTACACTAGAAACCGACAAGAGATACTTGACAGTGCGGCCCGCTATTTAGCAATGCTTGAAAAAGGCCACATCAATATTCAAGTAGGGGAGAGCTTTGCCTTGTCTGATGTGGCCAAGGCTCACGACTATCTAGTTCAACGCAATAGAATTGGCAGCCCTGTGTTAATCCCTTAG
- a CDS encoding DMT family transporter — protein sequence MKNETLKAVVLLNIAGLLWGGNMILGRYLADFLGPWSIVSTRLVIGGFIFILLLIQTGELKKIKHITNWWTFIALAIFGVIFFQSLLYYGLRLTTSTNAGLINSLTPLLTAFMAAAFLKEKLNYHHWVAAAVTIFGLLFILGEGDLTNLLLLNFNVGDLLVLGAVISWVIYSLIAKNAMIGMSPLLLTALGVLLSLVVVIPLGIYEANVIQTPHLTVNAFWALMFISVGPTVLSLLFWNKGMKVIGPSRASLFLNTVPVYIIIINAVFLEEMPYQYQIIGMVLIFMGSFYAGLKAHKPKLRD from the coding sequence GTGAAAAATGAAACACTTAAAGCCGTGGTGCTGTTAAATATTGCGGGGTTGCTATGGGGCGGGAATATGATTTTGGGTCGGTATTTGGCCGATTTTTTAGGCCCCTGGTCGATTGTTAGTACACGCTTGGTGATTGGGGGCTTTATTTTTATATTACTGCTGATACAAACAGGGGAGCTTAAAAAAATTAAGCATATTACAAACTGGTGGACGTTTATCGCGTTAGCAATTTTCGGCGTTATATTTTTTCAGTCCCTGCTCTACTATGGTTTAAGGCTGACAACTTCAACCAATGCCGGCTTGATTAACTCCTTAACACCACTACTGACTGCATTTATGGCGGCGGCTTTCTTAAAAGAAAAATTAAATTATCATCATTGGGTTGCAGCGGCCGTCACTATTTTTGGCTTGTTGTTTATACTGGGCGAAGGGGATTTAACCAATTTATTGCTGCTTAATTTTAATGTTGGTGATTTATTAGTATTAGGTGCTGTCATCAGTTGGGTGATTTATAGTCTTATTGCTAAAAACGCGATGATAGGCATGTCTCCCCTACTCCTGACGGCTTTAGGTGTGCTGCTCTCTCTTGTTGTGGTGATCCCATTAGGAATATATGAGGCAAATGTCATACAAACACCTCATTTAACAGTTAATGCATTCTGGGCCTTAATGTTTATTAGTGTAGGGCCAACGGTGTTGTCATTGTTATTTTGGAATAAGGGTATGAAGGTTATCGGCCCATCGCGGGCTTCATTGTTTTTAAATACGGTGCCTGTTTATATTATTATTATCAATGCCGTGTTTTTGGAAGAAATGCCTTATCAATACCAAATAATTGGGATGGTTTTAATTTTTATGGGCAGTTTTTATGCGGGTTTAAAAGCGCATAAACCAAAGCTAAGGGATTAA
- a CDS encoding 3-phenylpropionate/cinnamic acid dioxygenase subunit beta, giving the protein MTNETTSNNKVASLELINEVQQFLYREARHHDNEEFREWLTMLTEDIHYWMPYRYQRYRKNEKEPTIYDTAYYNDDMECLVKRIIRTETGTCWSEDPATRSAHVVTNIEVELTDNLNEFRVYSLVTVHRNINEDEEHTMLGHRTDLIRRVDGVLKLAKRKIILDQNIFKNKSLNVYL; this is encoded by the coding sequence ATGACAAACGAAACAACAAGTAATAACAAGGTCGCTTCTTTAGAGTTGATTAATGAAGTACAGCAGTTTTTGTACCGTGAAGCACGGCATCATGATAATGAAGAGTTCAGAGAATGGTTAACGATGTTAACCGAAGATATTCATTATTGGATGCCATATCGTTATCAACGTTATCGTAAAAATGAGAAAGAGCCGACGATTTACGACACGGCTTATTACAACGATGATATGGAATGTTTGGTAAAACGCATCATACGAACAGAAACAGGTACGTGTTGGTCCGAAGACCCAGCAACTCGAAGTGCCCATGTGGTAACGAATATCGAGGTTGAGCTAACCGATAATCTAAATGAGTTTAGGGTTTATTCTTTAGTGACTGTACATAGAAATATTAATGAAGACGAAGAACACACGATGTTAGGTCACCGGACTGATCTGATAAGGCGTGTGGACGGTGTGTTGAAGTTAGCTAAACGTAAAATCATTCTCGATCAAAATATCTTCAAAAATAAAAGTCTGAACGTTTACCTTTAA
- a CDS encoding aromatic ring-hydroxylating oxygenase subunit alpha codes for MGNKRLESDYSRYMDLKEGWVDRRIFWEQEIYEQELEQIFAKAWQFIAHDSMMPNPNDFYTTYMGEDGVIAARQKDGSVKVFLNSCTHRGNKICYADDGNTRNFTCNYHGWAFGTDGELKGLSNEHVYDEGDIDKSKWGLKQARVDSYKGLIFATFDEEAPSLEEFLGDFRWYLDIMLDQDDGGTEFIGGGIKNYINANWKFGVENFVGDAYHALWTHDSGFKAMNNNEGFPPADPTDSYHASMNGHGWEFGTEGLADIAILGQPKVLEYYEKMRPKMAERLGEMRSKIFGSLASVSLFPNCSFLPGIQTFRVWLPRGPHKFEMRMWTIVNKNMPDEIKQAINIGCMQTFNPAGVLEMDDGENWEGNTSVNKGVVTRRGKLHYGCGINRRIEHEELPGIVYASQFNDANQRQFYERWADLMNAKSWDQVPTRYTPRYAGKKTV; via the coding sequence ATGGGTAATAAAAGGCTCGAGAGTGATTACAGCCGTTATATGGATTTAAAAGAAGGCTGGGTCGATCGTCGTATTTTTTGGGAGCAAGAGATTTATGAACAAGAGTTAGAGCAGATATTTGCTAAGGCTTGGCAGTTTATTGCGCATGACTCGATGATGCCGAATCCTAATGATTTTTATACCACCTATATGGGTGAAGATGGTGTTATTGCTGCCCGTCAAAAAGATGGAAGTGTGAAAGTGTTTCTTAACTCCTGTACACACAGAGGTAATAAAATTTGCTACGCCGATGATGGAAACACTCGAAACTTCACGTGTAATTATCATGGTTGGGCGTTTGGAACCGATGGTGAATTAAAAGGTCTATCAAATGAGCACGTGTACGATGAAGGTGACATCGATAAAAGTAAATGGGGCTTAAAACAAGCTCGGGTAGATAGCTACAAAGGTTTAATCTTTGCTACATTTGATGAAGAAGCTCCTTCACTTGAAGAGTTCTTAGGTGACTTTAGATGGTATTTGGATATCATGCTTGACCAAGATGACGGCGGTACAGAGTTTATCGGTGGTGGTATCAAAAACTATATTAATGCTAACTGGAAATTCGGTGTTGAGAATTTCGTAGGGGATGCCTATCACGCCTTATGGACACATGACTCAGGCTTTAAGGCAATGAATAACAATGAAGGCTTTCCACCAGCTGATCCAACAGATAGCTACCACGCCAGTATGAATGGTCATGGTTGGGAATTTGGCACCGAAGGGCTGGCCGATATTGCGATTTTAGGTCAACCTAAAGTGCTTGAATATTATGAAAAAATGCGCCCAAAAATGGCAGAGCGCTTGGGTGAGATGAGATCAAAAATATTCGGTTCCTTGGCATCGGTATCGCTATTTCCTAACTGTTCATTTTTACCAGGTATTCAAACATTCCGTGTTTGGTTACCAAGAGGTCCACATAAATTTGAAATGCGGATGTGGACTATCGTGAATAAAAATATGCCAGATGAAATTAAACAAGCCATTAATATTGGTTGTATGCAAACGTTTAACCCAGCTGGTGTGCTGGAAATGGACGATGGTGAAAACTGGGAAGGTAATACATCCGTTAATAAAGGTGTAGTAACACGAAGAGGAAAGCTGCATTACGGTTGTGGAATAAACCGTAGAATTGAACATGAAGAACTGCCAGGTATTGTTTATGCTAGTCAATTTAATGATGCTAACCAACGTCAATTTTATGAGCGTTGGGCTGACTTGATGAACGCGAAAAGTTGGGATCAAGTGCCTACCCGCTACACGCCGCGCTATGCAGGCAAGAAAACAGTCTAG
- a CDS encoding 1,6-dihydroxycyclohexa-2,4-diene-1-carboxylate dehydrogenase — MSQRFENKVIVVTGAAQGIGKACALRFAREGGQVMIADRVEDQALLVQQQIQQEGGIAEICMADLETSEGAKHVMQTTIEKFGRIDVSVHNVGGTIWAKPFWEYPDDQIEKEINRSLWPTLWCCRAVIPFMMEQQSGAIVNIGSVATRGINRVPYSAAKGGVQAITTCMALELAEHNVRVNCVNPGGIDQGERAIPRNTEAYSDVDKAGMQGVFEQTVRDTPMKRFGTPEEEAAAICFLAADEASYITGETINVAGGGIG, encoded by the coding sequence ATGAGCCAACGCTTCGAAAATAAAGTTATTGTGGTAACCGGTGCGGCCCAAGGGATAGGTAAAGCCTGTGCTTTACGGTTTGCACGTGAAGGTGGTCAGGTAATGATTGCCGACCGTGTGGAAGATCAAGCTTTGTTAGTGCAGCAACAAATACAACAGGAAGGGGGTATTGCTGAAATATGTATGGCAGACCTAGAGACCAGTGAAGGTGCCAAGCACGTTATGCAAACAACCATAGAAAAGTTTGGTCGTATTGATGTGTCTGTTCACAATGTTGGTGGCACTATTTGGGCAAAGCCATTTTGGGAGTACCCAGATGATCAAATTGAAAAAGAAATTAATCGATCACTATGGCCTACTCTATGGTGTTGCCGTGCGGTTATTCCTTTTATGATGGAGCAGCAGTCAGGCGCTATTGTTAACATTGGTTCTGTAGCAACGCGTGGGATTAACCGAGTACCCTACTCCGCAGCAAAAGGGGGTGTTCAAGCGATCACGACCTGTATGGCGCTAGAGTTAGCCGAGCACAATGTGCGGGTAAATTGTGTGAATCCAGGTGGTATCGATCAAGGCGAACGAGCCATTCCTAGAAATACAGAAGCTTACTCAGATGTGGATAAAGCGGGTATGCAAGGTGTATTTGAGCAAACAGTGCGTGATACGCCTATGAAGCGCTTTGGCACACCCGAAGAGGAAGCCGCAGCCATTTGCTTTTTAGCGGCTGATGAAGCGTCTTATATAACAGGGGAAACGATTAACGTAGCGGGCGGTGGAATTGGGTAG
- a CDS encoding glutathione S-transferase family protein, with the protein MSDITLYGFPISTYVRTARIALAEKGVAYELLPFEPNTEEMIAVNPTGKVPAFKHEDFVLYETLAITKYIDQAFDGPALQPADAKERAIMNQWISYINAYVFQELIHEIALFRFEIIPLDQSVLDAAIPKAKAHLALLDKTLSTNNYLTGSQASLADYFLYPILAFFGMIPEGSLLADYSGVSAWMTRMEEKSSVKESAPTL; encoded by the coding sequence ATGAGCGACATTACTTTATATGGCTTTCCAATCAGTACATACGTAAGAACAGCCCGCATTGCCTTAGCTGAGAAAGGTGTTGCTTATGAACTATTACCTTTTGAACCCAATACTGAAGAAATGATCGCTGTTAACCCGACAGGCAAAGTGCCTGCTTTTAAACACGAGGACTTTGTTTTATATGAAACATTAGCGATCACCAAATACATTGATCAGGCCTTTGATGGCCCAGCACTTCAACCTGCTGATGCTAAAGAGCGCGCAATCATGAACCAATGGATTAGTTACATTAACGCTTATGTTTTTCAGGAACTAATTCATGAAATTGCCTTATTTAGATTTGAAATTATTCCTTTAGACCAGTCCGTTCTTGATGCTGCAATCCCTAAGGCGAAGGCACATCTAGCTTTATTGGATAAAACGCTTTCCACCAACAATTACCTCACCGGCTCTCAAGCTTCTTTAGCCGATTATTTTCTTTATCCTATTTTAGCTTTTTTTGGCATGATACCTGAGGGCTCTTTATTAGCAGATTACTCAGGAGTAAGCGCATGGATGACTCGCATGGAAGAAAAATCAAGCGTAAAAGAATCCGCTCCTACACTTTAA